The following proteins come from a genomic window of Denitromonas sp.:
- a CDS encoding TIGR00730 family Rossman fold protein, whose amino-acid sequence MNAKDKLPADLPNAAVPQYNARESWRIFGIMSEFFEATERLSAIRPAVSIFGSARTPADHPYYVLAEQIARKLSDAGFSVISGGGPGIMEAVNKGAFFGKSPSIGLNIQLPHEQQANPYQDISQTFQHFFARKFMFVKFASAYVVMPGGFGTLDELLEAMTLMQTGKTRNIPIILVHTPFWEGLLAWFKDRLVSERMINPEDLNLVQLIDDPDQVVEAIFKHYETRGFLPLPDEHELMLNL is encoded by the coding sequence ATGAACGCCAAGGACAAACTCCCCGCCGACCTGCCCAATGCCGCCGTGCCGCAGTACAACGCGCGCGAATCCTGGCGAATCTTTGGAATTATGTCAGAGTTCTTCGAGGCCACCGAACGGCTCAGCGCGATCCGTCCGGCAGTCTCCATCTTCGGCAGCGCGCGTACGCCGGCCGACCACCCCTATTACGTGCTCGCCGAGCAGATCGCCCGCAAGCTGTCAGACGCCGGTTTTTCGGTCATCTCCGGCGGCGGTCCGGGCATCATGGAAGCGGTCAACAAGGGCGCCTTCTTCGGCAAGAGCCCGTCGATCGGGCTGAACATCCAGCTGCCGCACGAGCAGCAGGCCAACCCCTACCAGGACATCTCGCAGACCTTCCAGCACTTCTTTGCGCGCAAGTTCATGTTCGTGAAGTTCGCCTCGGCCTATGTCGTCATGCCCGGCGGCTTCGGCACGCTCGACGAACTGCTCGAAGCGATGACGCTGATGCAGACCGGCAAGACCCGCAACATCCCGATCATTCTGGTGCACACGCCCTTCTGGGAGGGCTTGCTGGCCTGGTTCAAGGACCGCCTGGTGAGCGAGCGCATGATCAACCCCGAAGACCTCAACCTGGTCCAACTCATCGACGATCCGGACCAGGTCGTCGAAGCCATCTTCAAGCATTACGAAACGCGCGGCTTCCTGCCGCTGCCCGACGAACACGAACTGATGCTCAACCTATGA
- a CDS encoding fumarylacetoacetate hydrolase family protein: MKLLRFGPAGEERPGLLDAHGVVRDLSDVIGDITPATLTPDALAALRAIDPASLPAVPGAQRLGVPWSGCGKFVAIGLNYSDHAAEAGLPEPAEPVMFAKWTSCLCGANDDIIPPPDFTRLDWEVELGIVIGRTARRVSEAEALDHVAGYCVANDISERAYQFDRSGGQWGKGKGFDTFGPVGPWLVTADEVPDPQALGLWLSVNGERMQDGHTSKMIFSCARLVAECSRVMTLEPGDLIITGTPPGVGMGHTPPRYLQPGDVVEAGIDGLGVQVQRVRAP; the protein is encoded by the coding sequence ATGAAACTGCTGCGTTTCGGCCCGGCGGGCGAAGAGCGCCCCGGCCTGCTCGATGCCCACGGCGTGGTGCGCGACCTGTCCGACGTGATCGGCGACATCACCCCGGCCACGCTCACGCCGGACGCGCTGGCCGCGCTGCGCGCCATCGACCCCGCCAGCCTGCCCGCGGTGCCGGGCGCACAACGCCTCGGCGTGCCCTGGAGCGGCTGCGGCAAGTTTGTCGCCATCGGCCTCAACTATTCCGACCATGCTGCCGAGGCCGGCCTGCCCGAGCCTGCCGAACCGGTCATGTTCGCCAAATGGACCAGCTGCCTGTGCGGCGCCAACGACGACATCATCCCGCCGCCGGACTTCACCCGGCTGGACTGGGAGGTCGAGCTGGGCATCGTCATCGGCCGCACCGCACGCCGGGTGAGCGAGGCCGAGGCGCTCGACCATGTGGCCGGCTACTGCGTGGCCAACGACATCTCCGAACGCGCCTACCAGTTCGACCGCTCCGGCGGCCAGTGGGGCAAGGGCAAGGGCTTCGACACCTTCGGCCCGGTCGGCCCGTGGCTGGTCACCGCCGACGAGGTGCCCGACCCGCAGGCCCTCGGCCTGTGGCTGAGCGTCAATGGCGAGCGCATGCAGGACGGCCACACCTCAAAGATGATCTTCTCCTGCGCGCGCCTCGTCGCCGAATGCAGCCGGGTAATGACACTCGAGCCCGGCGACCTGATCATCACCGGCACCCCGCCCGGTGTCGGCATGGGCCACACGCCGCCGCGCTACCTGCAACCGGGTGACGTGGTCGAAGCGGGCATCGACGGCCTCGGCGTGCAGGTGCAGCGCGTGCGGGCGCCGTAG
- a CDS encoding DUF2782 domain-containing protein yields MRTPLFKLLIVAPLFAFTLSASAQDKPARLEDVPAPPPIPAGVTEEDFEPQVTIVKRGEDVVEEYRAHGKLYMVKVTPPHGTPYYLVDRRGDGTFEHITGEKPLSVPMWVVKSW; encoded by the coding sequence ATGCGCACGCCGCTCTTCAAACTGCTGATTGTCGCCCCCCTGTTTGCCTTCACCCTGTCCGCCAGCGCGCAGGACAAGCCCGCCCGGCTCGAAGACGTCCCCGCGCCGCCGCCGATTCCGGCCGGCGTGACCGAGGAAGACTTCGAACCGCAGGTCACCATCGTCAAGCGCGGCGAGGACGTGGTCGAGGAATACCGCGCCCATGGCAAGCTCTACATGGTCAAGGTCACCCCGCCGCACGGCACGCCCTACTACCTGGTCGACCGCCGTGGCGATGGCACCTTCGAGCACATCACCGGCGAAAAACCGCTGTCCGTCCCGATGTGGGTCGTCAAGTCCTGGTAA
- a CDS encoding homoserine kinase gives MSVFTPVTPDALDQWLSNYAIGHLIELRGISEGVQNSNFFVTTSLGRYVLTLFETLSHAELPFYLHLMAHLARHGLPVPAPIADLDNDYLGTLSGKPAALVRRLSGASDMAPSAERCRKVGTMMAGLHLAGQRFGRRQENPRGPEWRSRTAQAVRPYLPIDEQALLDDELAFQAGIDIAALPDGAIHADLFRDNLLWDGDEVGGVIDFYFAGNDALLFDLAVTVNDWCANADGNLDPVRTRALLAGYHAERPLTEAEHAVWPAMLRAAALRFWLSRAEDFHLPRDGEMVLIKDPNEYRDILRQRIAAGHTLPWLDQ, from the coding sequence ATGTCCGTTTTCACACCCGTCACCCCCGACGCCCTCGACCAGTGGCTGTCCAACTACGCCATCGGTCATCTGATCGAGTTGCGCGGCATTTCCGAAGGGGTGCAGAACAGCAACTTCTTCGTCACCACCAGCCTCGGCCGCTACGTACTGACGCTGTTCGAGACCCTGTCGCACGCCGAACTGCCCTTCTACCTGCACCTGATGGCCCATCTGGCGCGCCACGGCCTGCCGGTGCCGGCACCGATCGCCGACCTCGACAACGACTACCTCGGCACCCTCTCGGGCAAGCCGGCTGCGCTGGTGCGGCGGCTGTCGGGCGCCTCGGACATGGCGCCGAGCGCCGAGCGCTGCCGCAAGGTCGGCACCATGATGGCCGGCCTGCACCTGGCTGGCCAGCGCTTCGGCCGCCGCCAGGAAAACCCGCGCGGCCCCGAGTGGCGCAGCCGCACCGCACAGGCGGTGCGCCCCTATCTGCCCATCGACGAGCAAGCCCTGCTCGATGACGAGCTCGCCTTCCAGGCCGGCATCGACATCGCCGCGCTGCCCGACGGCGCCATCCACGCCGACCTGTTCCGCGACAACCTGCTGTGGGACGGCGACGAGGTCGGCGGCGTGATCGACTTCTACTTTGCCGGCAACGACGCCCTGCTGTTCGACCTGGCGGTGACGGTCAACGACTGGTGCGCCAACGCCGACGGCAACCTCGACCCCGTACGCACTCGTGCCCTGCTCGCCGGCTACCATGCCGAGCGCCCGCTCACCGAGGCCGAGCATGCCGTCTGGCCGGCCATGCTGCGCGCCGCCGCGCTGCGCTTCTGGCTGTCGCGCGCCGAAGACTTCCACCTGCCCCGCGACGGCGAGATGGTGCTGATCAAGGACCCCAACGAATACCGCGACATCCTGCGCCAGCGCATCGCGGCCGGCCACACCCTGCCCTGGCTCGACCAATGA